DNA sequence from the Oryza brachyantha chromosome 5, ObraRS2, whole genome shotgun sequence genome:
CCAGCCGCCGGCGATACGGAGGGCGGAGCCTTCTCGCCTCTCGGGGTCGCAGCCTAGCCCCGCGCGAGGCGATGGATTCGGCTCGCCCCAGGAGGGTTTCCATCAAGTCCCGCCGCCCCGACTGGAAAGAGGAGGTTCGTCCGTCCGTCTGTCCATCCCCGCACCCCAtctggccgccgccggagtaGGAGGCTCTCGGGGTCGATATACTTTGCACGACGGGAGTAGTTGGGAGGCGTGATTGTTACTGTTAGATTGCTGGGAGGAGCGGCTGGGAGCCAGCAGGGAGCTACCGATTGGTGGCATAATGCGCGCAAGGTGCTCGGCCGATTGCCCGAGTGAGATGGTGCCCTAGACGGCttcacaaaataattttcttctctcttgttATTTGTTAAGATTCACCATTGCTTCAGCAAGATTTATGGGCACATTGCAGCTCCTATGCAATTACTTGTGCTCCTAGCATTGCTTGAATGCTCTCTGTCGATTGATGTGATTCGTTTTGCCCAGCTTGTCAATAACTTGTGCTTATTCCCTATTGTGCTGCCCACAGCTTAGGATCAACTGTCTGAAGAGAGTGAAAGAGGAGAGAGTCAAGTTTCTTTGGAAGAACAGGATCCATGGGCCGCTGCCTGCTAATGATGACATGGTatcgaaatttatttatatttcatataatGTCATCCAGTTTCATACAGACACCATTACCAATGTATGTTCTTgctataatttaatcattttaAAGGCAAATACTCCATATGATTTGGTATCATTCCTGAATACTTACAATATGCTTCTTGCATCTGGTAAGGTTAACTGTGACCTATAATGCTACTTATCATTGTTAACATTATCTTTCTTATCAAACTGAGGCAAAATATCAAGCTAATTGGTTCAAATTTGACATTCAGACTTAAATCACATTATTACTGTGTGGccattgaaataaaaaatgctaaggactaaaaaataatgcacTTATGAATGGTTCCTGATTGCTTACTGCCTGACtaatgattgattaattaaatgtAACTGATACATGGCTCTGGTTCCATGCATTTCCACCTTCTCTGTAAAATGATCcatattgaaaaatagataCCATGAAGATGATCAATATTGTAGAACTGAATACATTATCACTATTCCTAGTCTATAAATATGATTCATTATTCCTATTATATCATGATTACTCTGCAATCTTCGTACTAATTGCtaacataatttgtgttggttgaaaattttatgtgtTTTATACATCTGATTTATCTGCTTATGTCGACTGACAGATAAAGGTCGAATCTGCTGTCAGGGACATTATTTCTGTCGAATTAGAGAAACTAAAACAGCATGGGGATGGAAAAGAGGACCAAGAAGCTGATACGATATGGGAATATAAAGGACTGCAGACAACTAAACCTGTTGAGACTGAAAGTGAGGATATATTGCTCGAAATGGAGAGACTTCTCTATGAAGATCTCAGAAAAGAATTCATCCAGAAAGGTACAATTTCAAtagttttgcttttgctttgctTCTCAAGTACTGGTCAGTGGTCACCAATCTGTTTTGGCATCTTCTATTTGGAGTTTTAACTGCAAAAACAATCTAATAAGCTGTTTCTTTCATACTTTACAACCCTATACATAATAGTCTCACATTCATTTTGCACACCTGCTCAAATTTCCTATATCTTACAGATGAAGAAAACGTGTCAATTAAAAACATTTGCTATTTATTGTAGAGTTGGAGGCCCTcgatgaagaagatgaataCTTAGCTCAGGCTGTTTTAGACCATATGCAATTAAATGACAAGGAGGTATGTGTTCGTTGTGCATTTAGTTCAACATTTTGCTAGTTAAGTTTGTTTACTATATAGCATTtatactgtatatatatatctcatagataaaaataaaaatcacttTCCTTGCTTGAGTTTGTCTTGGTTCAAGCCATTCCCTTTTCTTTGAAACTTGTCTTTGATCTAatctatattttctctatgATTCTGTACTTATTTGTGTAATcttattttgatatatcaCGTAACATTGTGGTAGATTGAACAGTGAAAATGTAAGTGGTTTTGGCTGATGGTAGCAAGGTTTTGAATACTGGTCATAGAAGATTTCGATCCCTCCAAAAAAAACTGGTTACCAAACAAAAGTCTAAATCTgaatatttgaattaaaagaCCAATTATCAGTACTGGTGTGGGTCAGTAgctgattttttaattaaaattttggattcAACTTTTGGTCTGGCTATTGCTTACATTTTCATAGATTTagtatataagaaaaacattgTTATGGTTAATAAGAAAAAGTAATCACAAATTGCATCATTACTATAGTTAGTTTGCATAGGCATATAGGATTGGGACCTACGCATTGATTTGAATGTGATATATCTGGGTTTTCTTGAAGGAGACAGATGAAACATGAGGGTAATATTTGAAGATGATGCCATGAGATCATGAGAAattgatataatttattttatttggaatTTATATATTCTGGCCATTTTATTCTGGTAGCGGTCACAGGGTCCGGACTGTTAGAACTGGTATTTGGATCCCTTGATGTTAGGAACTGACAAGAAACATTTAAGTTCCGATGGAAAACAGGAAAAATCCCATGGTCAGAACAGGGTGGTATTGTTTGTTGCTGTGTTCTGTCGTTTAGAATATGCAGCATTGTTGGTCTCATGCCTTCAGTTTCCTATCAATCTATTGTTCTTCCATAATGTCTTTTCCCCCTTTGTTCTGAACAAATTCTTAATGTATGCTATATTAATACCAGACAAATCCTAAGCTCTGGTGCCCAGTTTGCAAACAAGGAGAGCTTCGAGAAACACATAATCTCATATATTGTACTTTATGTAAACTACGCCTAGACCTTGGAGAAGATAAGGTAGTTCCTGTTGGCAACTTTGTTTGTATTCCAACACATTCAGATCGTTTTTCATAACATGattgtaccaaaatttataacttACTGTTTGATCAGATTAACCTGGAATTCTTGCGGGAAAGATTGGCTAATGTGCATATGGATCACTTAGATAGAGGATGCAAATCAGCACCCAAGTTCTGCTTACAGACTATGTTTGAGTTGACTGCCCTCTACATACAGTGCGAAGAGTGCAACACTTTTGATGTTGTGATATAAATGGCTACAATGCTGATGAAGACTATATGACAGAGTGTAGGGAGCGTGTCCATACTTCCAGAagattaccttttttttcatttacttTCACAAGGGAGGACTCTGAGCCTGTCTTggggagttttagattctgagaagcagctgcttgatagccagcttctgagaatctggaaaagctcataaactcagcttctccagcttctagattcttagttcattttttagaatCTATAACTACAGATTCCCAAAAGCTATGAACCGTTTAAGGCAGtttctggcagaagcagtttttgaaaaaagctaCAGCTGGGAGAAGCTTCTCCAAACAGGCCCGGATGTACCCCTTTTGTGGTAAGGTGATCGATAAGTAAGAGTCATACATATGTAGTGCCATGTACGTCtttcttgttttattcttttcttaaCGTGAAGAGTTAAGAGTGCAGTGTAAATTAGCCAGATGAGCTTGGTCAACAATTTGTTGCCTAACTTACATGAAACAGTCAGTAATATGAACTAGATTATCCTACGATGTTGTGAGCTCAAACATGGCTgacggaattttttttcctttcaaacTGATGATTTGGAGGTTTTGCAGTTTCTCTATAAGATAATATACCGAATCATCTTCCATACACGAGTTAGTGGTGACATGAAGAATGGTGAATGACATGATCAGGAAAGCATAGTTATAATAATCTTGCTGATGCCAACTAAACCGATTTTAAATTTGGCAGGATACCTTAAGCATGGAGTAGCATCCAAAGTAACTAGGAACATGTTGTTGATACCTTTGGTACATACAGTTGTCTTGTTTACATGTTCCTCTTGTAATTGATGTATCAAGGAAAGGGAGTAATTCAGCaagaaaacttttttttgataTATCTTGATAGCCACATCTTAACTACCACCACTTGGACTCGACTCTTATCTATagtggttttctttttcagcttttgtgcaattagCAACATACCATGTTCCATGATACAGCTGTGAGCTGAGCCGTGAAATTATGCGATATACAAGTTAGCTAGTTTGAGCATCAATCAATAAGTATGTTGTGCATTCAAAGCAACAGACATCCATGATACATCCtttcaaattcaaaccttttttttgaaagattcaaaacaaactattttttttgattgaatCAAAGTGTACTGCTTCAATTTAGGGGAGGTGCACAGTGAATTGATTATGAATTTGGGTTAGGTAGACAGTGTAATGCCACTACAACAAACAAGGGAAAGAGAAAGCGACGCGACCAAGTCATCCACGACTATGTCCTAGATGAATTTATCCATTTACTTTTGTCTTTCCCTGGTGAGAATCACCTAACCTTGTGGTTATAGAAAACAACATTGTCAAGATCTGTATTAAAAGTCAAGTTTGCTAGCTGATGATGGAAGGGAGGAATGGgtaaacaaaaaggaaaagaaaaaaaaagcaatctTTTCCTTGGAGGAAGAAGCATTCGTTGGGATTATAGTATGGCTGTTTACCATATAATGTTTAACATTATAGTATTCTTTTGGAACAACTGCTCCACTATTAACTGTTATGACTTCATGATTaggaaaaaagtgaaaaaccaGTGGGGCTCCAATCGTGTGTCAGGATAATAAGAGATTCATATGTGACATTAGCGGAAAAATGCATCCAAATCCAGGCAGAAAATTCAGTCCGTGGGGGTCCAATAGTGTGCAAACATTTGAATATGTTTCTAAGAAATTCTGCGAATAAATTTCAGTACGTTGCCAAAATCTTACATGTAAGTAGTGGAAATGGGGATTTCTTCACTTCATCCTAAACTAGCTCTCCTAGTAAAATTCCTCCAttgagatgtttttttttttcaatgcaaATTTCACTCACTCAATTTCAACATAGTGACATCATTCAAACCAATTTGGGTAAAGACTAAAGAGCACAAGAGACAGTCAACAAAGACAAGTGAAATATGAGATCATACATAGCAGTATACCATCACTTTTGAAACgtcgaaaaaaaaagagtatattggtccaaaaaataatctggaactagctagctaggtcgaCAACACTCACCACTTGCACAGTTGCACTTGCAGCACCAACATTtagaatttctcaaaaaagGTGACAGTTACTACTAGAGTGAAGAAATAGATGAACATAAGCAGCATAACATGTGCTTGGTTCAGCTGCAGAGTTTATATTCCAAAGCGATTTGGATCTTTAAACTTTGTTTTTGAAGAATAATTTTAGGTTGAATTTTACATGCCTCCTTAACAATCAGGAAAAGAGAGATGGGTAATGAAAGtgacaacaaaaaaagaaacccAAAACTgatcctaaaatcaatttctttaaatttaatatcagCTTCTGAACCAAACTTCGGATTATCAATTGATTTCTGTCTTGATCACTAATGTCCCTGCACttcagagaagagagatgttttttttccacatGCTGAAGATCCAGGCAGTCAGCCAGGACCAGACAATTGTGCTGCTAATACGGCTGAAATATCAATCAGATCATCGCGATGTTGCTGTTAATTTGCACTGGTCTCAGTCAAGATGCCATCAGGGACAGGCTGTCCGTCCTACGTACTTAATTATTGGAGATTTTGGAGTATGTGCAGAGATCAGTCTACTTCAGTTTCCTCGTGCGTTCAGTGACTGCAAATGAACAAGATCTCTACAGAATTTTCAGTGTTATCAGAATTGACTAGCAAAGCAAGCAGCACGACACAGGTCCGAGCCCTACACGATTCTTCCTGCCAGTTCTTTTCCATGCTCCCATTTTGTAGCAGGAGACTGTTCAAGCATATTGGCATATTGATGGAAGCAcccataaaaaaactcttctcttttcctctTGAACTTGAAAATGGTCAGGAGACAGGAGTCCTGACAATCAATTGGAATTCTACAGTaggga
Encoded proteins:
- the LOC102707492 gene encoding RPA-interacting protein A; this encodes MDSARPRRVSIKSRRPDWKEELRINCLKRVKEERVKFLWKNRIHGPLPANDDMIKVESAVRDIISVELEKLKQHGDGKEDQEADTIWEYKGLQTTKPVETESEDILLEMERLLYEDLRKEFIQKELEALDEEDEYLAQAVLDHMQLNDKETNPKLWCPVCKQGELRETHNLIYCTLCKLRLDLGEDKINLEFLRERLANVHMDHLDRGCKSAPKFCLQTMFELTALYIQCEECNTFDVVI